The following are encoded together in the Arvicanthis niloticus isolate mArvNil1 chromosome 9, mArvNil1.pat.X, whole genome shotgun sequence genome:
- the Clec4d gene encoding C-type lectin domain family 4 member D isoform X3 → MWLEESQMKSKGARHPQLIPCVFAVVSISLLSACFISTCLVTHHYFLRWKRGVVVKLSDYHTRLTCIGEEPQPGATGGTWTCCPVSWRAFQSNCYFPLNDNQTWHDSERNCSGMSSHLVTINTEAEQNFVTQLLDKRFSYFLGLTDEKVEGQWRWMDKTPFNPRELRKQCPEKLKNPHSHCLSMAIRTLAHIYLFLEVSSVSFVLIRKLMEIG, encoded by the exons ATGTGGCTGGAAGAATCCCAAATGAAAT cAAAAGGTGCCCGACATCCCCAGCTGATACCTTGCGTCTTCGCTGTTGTTTCCATCTCACTCCTCAGTGCCTGCTTTATCTCAACTTGTCTGG TGACTCATCATTACTTTTTACGCTGGAAGAGAGGAGTTGTGGTGAAGCTATCAGACTACCACACAAGGCTAACATGCATCGGAGAGGAGCCACAGCCCGGAGCTACAG GAGGTACGTGGACCTGCTGTCCTGTTAGCTGGAGAGCCTTTCAATCTAACTGCTACTTTCCTCTTAATGACAACCAGACCTGGCATGATAGCGAGAGGAACTGCTCAGGGATGAGTAGTCATCTGGTGACCATCAACACCGAAGCAGAACAG AATTTTGTGACTCAGCTTTTGGATAAACGGTTTTCCTATTTCCTGGGACTTACTGATGAGAAAGTGGAAGGTCAATGGCGATGGATGGACAAGACACCATTTAACCCACGCGAG CTGAGGAAACAATGTCCTGAGAAGTTAAAGAACCCGCATTCTCATTGCTTGTCCATGGCAATCAGGACTCTGGCTCATATCTACCTTTTCCTGGAGGTGAGCTCTGTCTCCTTTGTACTTATAAGAAAGTTAATGGAGATAGGCTGA
- the Clec4d gene encoding C-type lectin domain family 4 member D isoform X4, with product MWLEESQMKSKGARHPQLIPCVFAVVSISLLSACFISTCLVTHHYFLRWKRGVVVKLSDYHTRLTCIGEEPQPGATGGTWTCCPVSWRAFQSNCYFPLNDNQTWHDSERNCSGMSSHLVTINTEAEQNFVTQLLDKRFSYFLGLTDEKVEGQWRWMDKTPFNPRELRKQCPEKLKNPHSHCLSMAIRTLAHIYLFLEWFSRDLP from the exons ATGTGGCTGGAAGAATCCCAAATGAAAT cAAAAGGTGCCCGACATCCCCAGCTGATACCTTGCGTCTTCGCTGTTGTTTCCATCTCACTCCTCAGTGCCTGCTTTATCTCAACTTGTCTGG TGACTCATCATTACTTTTTACGCTGGAAGAGAGGAGTTGTGGTGAAGCTATCAGACTACCACACAAGGCTAACATGCATCGGAGAGGAGCCACAGCCCGGAGCTACAG GAGGTACGTGGACCTGCTGTCCTGTTAGCTGGAGAGCCTTTCAATCTAACTGCTACTTTCCTCTTAATGACAACCAGACCTGGCATGATAGCGAGAGGAACTGCTCAGGGATGAGTAGTCATCTGGTGACCATCAACACCGAAGCAGAACAG AATTTTGTGACTCAGCTTTTGGATAAACGGTTTTCCTATTTCCTGGGACTTACTGATGAGAAAGTGGAAGGTCAATGGCGATGGATGGACAAGACACCATTTAACCCACGCGAG CTGAGGAAACAATGTCCTGAGAAGTTAAAGAACCCGCATTCTCATTGCTTGTCCATGGCAATCAGGACTCTGGCTCATATCTACCTTTTCCTGGAG TGGTTCAGTCGTGACTTACCATGA
- the Clec4d gene encoding C-type lectin domain family 4 member D isoform X1 yields MWLEESQMKSKGARHPQLIPCVFAVVSISLLSACFISTCLVTHHYFLRWKRGVVVKLSDYHTRLTCIGEEPQPGATGGTWTCCPVSWRAFQSNCYFPLNDNQTWHDSERNCSGMSSHLVTINTEAEQNFVTQLLDKRFSYFLGLTDEKVEGQWRWMDKTPFNPREVFWQVGEPNNFMEEDCVVLVYKQDKWVWNDFPCHFEVRRICKLPGITFN; encoded by the exons ATGTGGCTGGAAGAATCCCAAATGAAAT cAAAAGGTGCCCGACATCCCCAGCTGATACCTTGCGTCTTCGCTGTTGTTTCCATCTCACTCCTCAGTGCCTGCTTTATCTCAACTTGTCTGG TGACTCATCATTACTTTTTACGCTGGAAGAGAGGAGTTGTGGTGAAGCTATCAGACTACCACACAAGGCTAACATGCATCGGAGAGGAGCCACAGCCCGGAGCTACAG GAGGTACGTGGACCTGCTGTCCTGTTAGCTGGAGAGCCTTTCAATCTAACTGCTACTTTCCTCTTAATGACAACCAGACCTGGCATGATAGCGAGAGGAACTGCTCAGGGATGAGTAGTCATCTGGTGACCATCAACACCGAAGCAGAACAG AATTTTGTGACTCAGCTTTTGGATAAACGGTTTTCCTATTTCCTGGGACTTACTGATGAGAAAGTGGAAGGTCAATGGCGATGGATGGACAAGACACCATTTAACCCACGCGAGGT ATTCTGGCAAGTTGGGGAACCCAATAACTTTATGGAAGAAGACTGTGTTGTCCTTGTTTATAAACAAGATAAATGGGTCTGGAATGACTTTCCTTGTCACTTTGAAGTGAGAAGGATTTGTAAATTACCTGGAATAACATTCAATTAG
- the Clec4d gene encoding C-type lectin domain family 4 member D isoform X2, translating into MWLEESQMKSKGARHPQLIPCVFAVVSISLLSACFISTCLVTHHYFLRWKRGVVVKLSDYHTRLTCIGEEPQPGATGTWTCCPVSWRAFQSNCYFPLNDNQTWHDSERNCSGMSSHLVTINTEAEQNFVTQLLDKRFSYFLGLTDEKVEGQWRWMDKTPFNPREVFWQVGEPNNFMEEDCVVLVYKQDKWVWNDFPCHFEVRRICKLPGITFN; encoded by the exons ATGTGGCTGGAAGAATCCCAAATGAAAT cAAAAGGTGCCCGACATCCCCAGCTGATACCTTGCGTCTTCGCTGTTGTTTCCATCTCACTCCTCAGTGCCTGCTTTATCTCAACTTGTCTGG TGACTCATCATTACTTTTTACGCTGGAAGAGAGGAGTTGTGGTGAAGCTATCAGACTACCACACAAGGCTAACATGCATCGGAGAGGAGCCACAGCCCGGAGCTACAG GTACGTGGACCTGCTGTCCTGTTAGCTGGAGAGCCTTTCAATCTAACTGCTACTTTCCTCTTAATGACAACCAGACCTGGCATGATAGCGAGAGGAACTGCTCAGGGATGAGTAGTCATCTGGTGACCATCAACACCGAAGCAGAACAG AATTTTGTGACTCAGCTTTTGGATAAACGGTTTTCCTATTTCCTGGGACTTACTGATGAGAAAGTGGAAGGTCAATGGCGATGGATGGACAAGACACCATTTAACCCACGCGAGGT ATTCTGGCAAGTTGGGGAACCCAATAACTTTATGGAAGAAGACTGTGTTGTCCTTGTTTATAAACAAGATAAATGGGTCTGGAATGACTTTCCTTGTCACTTTGAAGTGAGAAGGATTTGTAAATTACCTGGAATAACATTCAATTAG